The genomic DNA GCCGCTGCCGGGGGCCAGGTGGTCGACCAGCCAGCCGCCGGCCGCCACCCCCGCCGAGATCCCGACCAGCAGGCCGGTCGTCGTCCAGGTGAAGCCCTCGGTGAGCTTCCCCTCCGGCACCAGTTCGCCGACCATGCCCATCGCGGTGGACATCGTCGGGGCTGTGGTGAAGCCCGCGAGGAACAGCACCACGGCGACCTGCGGCAGTGTCCGCACGAACACCAGCGGCGTCAGCGACAGGGCCATCGCGGCCAGCGCCCAGCGCAACCGGGTCAGCGCGCGGCCGCGCGGCCGCCACAGGCCGAAGGCGATGCCGGACAGGCACGAGCCGAGCGCGTAGCAGGACAGCACCAGGCTCGCCGCCGTCTTCTGGCCGTGGGCCTGGGCGAAGCCGACGGTGGTGATCTCCATCGTCCCGAAGACGCCGCCGGTCGCGACCAGCACCAGCACCAGGGCCGCCACCCCGCCGCTGCGCAGCGCGGACGCCCTGTCGGCGGCCGCCGCCGGGGGCGCGGGCGGCGGCTCGGTGCGGCGCTGGGTGGCGAGGGCGAGGCTGCCGAGCAGCGCGATCGCGTTCGCCGCCGCGTAGGCGGTCAGCGGGGAGAAGGCGGTGACCAGACCCATGACGGCGACCGGCCCCAGGATGAAGCAGATCTCGTCGGCGACGCCCTCGTAGGCGTAGGCGGCGTGCAGGGTGTGCTCGTCGCCCTTGTGCAGGTGGGCCCAGCGGGCGCGGGCCAGCGACCCGGTGTTGGGGCCGACCCCGCTGAGCGCGCAGCCGAGCAGGTAGGCCCAGGTCGGCGCGTGCGTGGTGAGGGCGGCCAGGACGGCGCAGCTGCCGAGTGCGGACAGCACCGCGGCGGGCACGGAGACCCGGCTCTGCCCGTAGCGGTCCACCAGCCGGGCCTGGCGCGGGCCGGTGGCCGCGATGGTGACCAGGACGACCGCGCCGCCGAGCCCGGCGAGGCTGTACGAGCCGTGCAGCGAGGTGACCAGCATGGTCGCCGCGAGGGAGAACATGCCCGCGGGGAAGCGGGCGAACAGGGCGATCAGGGTCAGGGGCAGCGCGCCCGGAGGGGCGAAGAGGGCTCGGTAGCCGCGGAACACGGTTCTCCTGGAACGGAAACGGGGGTGGGAGGGGGGAGGCCCCGGGATGCCGGACGGGCCGCGACGTCGAGTATCGAGCCGCCCGTCCGGCGCGGTCCAACACCAGTTCTGACCCCATTGACACGTTTCCGTTGTCAAAGTCCGACCCCGGTGGCCGGCCGGGGTGCGATGTCTTCTTGGCCCGGGTCGGCCACGACCCGAAGCCCTGCCGGCGGGCGCCGATGCAGACCTTCGGCGCCTCGGTGACGGCCGGCCCGAGCGGGTTGACCGCGGTCGGCCGGGCGGTGCTGGAGCGGGACCCCGCAGGCCGCCGGCAGCCCGGCCATCTCGGAGGCGGTCGAGGCGCTCGCGTGCCGGGAGAGCGGCTGACCGGCTGAGATCTCGGCGGCAAACCCTGGGAGGTTCCTGACCGTTGCGCCAAGGCCGGGTAGGGATCCGGTCCCGATCCCCACCCGGCCGGGCCGAAAAGCGGCGTCTGTCCGGATCGCCGGACCCAGCGTGCTCCCAGCTTCCGCCCAGGGGCCCGAAAGAGCCCCCGGCGAAGCTGTCCGCCATGAAGGTGCTCCCGCGACGGCGTGGTGCCGTCCTCGTCAACTCCGCGCTCGGTGTGGCCCTGCTGGGCGGCGCCGCGCTGGCGTACACCACCCTGGACAGCGGTACCAGCGCGGCCGCCGGTGCGACCAGGACGCGGTCCGCGACCGTGGCCAAGGGCACGGTCCTGGCCACCGTGTCCGGATCCGGCACGCTCGCCTCGCCGTCCGACACCGCGCAGGACTTCACCACCGGCGGCAAGGTCACCTCGGTCAAGGTGGCGGTCGGCGACGCGGTGAAGAAGGGCCAGGTGCTCGCGACCGTCGACCCCACCACGGCCCAGCAGCAGGTCAACGCCGCCCAGGCGGCGCTGACCACGGCCGAGGCCAACCTGGACAAGGCGGAGGCCGGTGAGACCGTCACCACCCAGGTGAGCGGCACCGGCGGCCAGTCCTCCGGAGGGCGGACCGGCACCGGCACCGCGGCCACCCCGCAGCCCACCACCACGACCACCACCAAGGTGGACTCCGCCCAGGTCGCCCAGGCGCAGCAGCAGGTGGACACCGCCGAGACCAACCTCGCCAACGCCAAGGCCTCGCTGGCCGGCACCACCCTGACCGCCACCGCCGACGGCACGGTCGCCTCGATCGCCGGCAAGGTCGGCGACACGGTCTCCGCGAGCGGCGGCTCGGGCACCGGCTCGACCACCAAGTCGACCACCGGCAGCAGCGGTTCCTCGTCGGCGCCGTCCGGCTTCGTCGTGCTGACCAACCCGGCCGGGATGCAGGTCACCGCGAACTTCTCCGAACTGGACTCGCTGAAGCTGAAGAAGGGGCAGACGGCCACCGTCACGCTCAACGCGCAGTCCGACACCAAGCTCGCCGCCACCGTCCTGTCGGTCAGCTCGCTGCCCTCCAGCAGCAGCAACGGCGCGGTGCAGTACGGCGCGACGCTGCAGATCACCGGCGACACCTCCACCCTGCGCACCGGCCTGTCGGCGACCGTCTCGGTGGTCACCGGCGAGGCGGACAACGCCCTGTCGCTGCCGGCCGCCGCCCTGTCCGGCACCGGCACCACCCGGACCGCGACCCTGCTGCACGAGGACGGCACCACCGAGCGGGTCCAGGTCACCGTCGGCATCGAGGGCGACGCCACCGTGCAGGTCACCGAGGGCCTCAAGGAGGGCGACCGGGTCGAACTGGCCGCCACCACGGCCGGCAACGGCAACGGCTTCCCGTCCGGCAACTTCCCCGGCCTGAACGGCGGCGGCCTCGGCGGCGCGGTCGGCGGCACCGGCGGAGGCGCGGGCGGCGGCGGGGCGCGCAGCGGCGGCGGCGCGGGTGCCGGCGGAGGCACCCGCTGATGGCGACCGGCAAGCCCCCGGTGATCCAGCTCCGCCGGGTCACCAAGTCCTACGGCCACGGCGACGCCACGGTCCACGCGCTGCGCGGCCCGTCCGCCCCCGACGGCAGCCCGCTCGGCGTCGCCCTGGACGTCGAGGAGGGCGACTACGTGGCGGTGATGGGCAGTTCGGGCTCCGGCAAGTCCACCCTGATGAACATCCTGGGCTGTCTGGACGTCCCCACCGCCGGCCGCTACCTGCTCGACGGCATCGACGTCGGCCACCTGGACGAGGGCCAGCTCTCGCTGGTCCGCAACCGCAAGATCGGTTTCGTCTTCCAGTCCTTCAACCTGGTGCCGCGCACCACCGCGCTCGCCCAGGTCGAACTCCCGCTCGCCTACGCCGGCGTGCGGGCCGCCGAACGGCGCCGCCGGGCGCTGGCCGCGCTCTCCCTGGTGGGCCTCGCCGACCGGGCCGGACACAAGCCCAACGAGCTCTCCGGCGGCCAGCAGCAGCGCGTCGCGGTGGCCCGGGCGCTGGTCACCGCCCCGGCGATGCTGCTCGCCGACGAACCCACCGGCAACCTGGACAGCCGCTCCACCGAGGAGGTGCTCGCCATCATCGACGGGCTCAACGCGGCCGGCCGCACCGTCGTGGTGATCACCCACGAGGACGAGGTCGCCGCGCACGCCAAGCGGGTGGTCCGGCTGGTCGACGGCGCGATCACCAGCGACGTCCGGCAGGCGGAGGTCGACGGGCCGCCGCCCGCGCTCGCCGCGGGGGTGGTCGCGTGACCGCCTGGCAGATGCTCCGCTTCGCGGTCGGCGGCCTGGTCGCCAACAAGGTCCGCTCCGCCCTCACCATGCTCGGCGTGCTGATCGGCGTCGCCTCGGTGATCCTGCTGCTGGCGGTCGGCAACGGCTCGTCCGTCGCGGTGAAGAACTCCATCACCTCGCTCGGCACCAACTCGCTGACCGTCTCCTCGACCTCGGCCCGCGGCGCCGCGACCGCGGCGAAGAAGCTCACCGTGGACGACGCCCGCGCGCTCGCGAGCGCCACCGACACGCCCGCGATCAAGTCGGTCGCCCCGGTGGTCACCACCAGCGGCACCGCGCTGTACGGAGACGTCTCGTACCAGGTCGGCTCGATCGTCGGCACCTACCCGGCGTACTTCGAGACCGCCAACCAGAAGGTCGCGCACGGCGAGTACTTCACCGCCGACGACGTCCTCAACTCCCGCAAGGTCGCGGTGATCGGCTCCACCACCGCCAAGCAGCTCTTCGACACCGAGGACCCGGTCGGCAGGCGGATCACCATCGGCGGCACCCCGTTCACCGTCACCGGCGTCCTCCAGGCCAAGGGCTCCACCGGCTTCAACGACCCGGACGACGTGGTGATCGCCCCGCTGCCGACCGTGCAGAACGCCTTCACCGGCTTCGGCTCGGTCAACCAGATCCTGGTCCAGGCCGCCTCGGCGGAGACCACCACCGAGGCCCAGGCCGACATCACCCGGATCCTGATGGGCACCCACGCCCTCAAGGACGCGAGCAAGCTCGACTTCCGGATCTCCAACCAGGCCTCGCTGCTCACCGCCCGCGAGTCCACCACCAAGACCTTCACCGTGCTGCTCGGCGCGGTGGCGGCGATCTCGCTGCTGGTCGGCGGCATCGGCATCACCAACATCATGCTGGTCACCGTCACCGAGCGGACCAAGGAGATCGGCATCCGCAAGGCGCTCGGCGCCCCGCGCTCCGTGATCCTCGGCCAGTTCCTCGCCGAGTCCACCCTGCTGTCGGTGGTCGGCGCCGGGCTCGGCGTCCTCGCCGGCCTGGTCGGCTCGCACTTCAGGATCGTCGGCATCCAGCCGGTGGTCATTCCCGAGTCGGTGCTCGGCGCCTTCGCCATCGCCGTGGCCATCGGCCTGTTCTTCGGCAGCTACCCGGCCAACCGGGCCGCCGCGCTGCGCCCGATCGACGCCCTGCGACACGAGTAGACACGAGTAGGAGAGACCCATGTCCGAGGAGCAGCAGCTGCTCGCCACCGCGCCGGACGCCCGCGACGTCACCGCCGAGCTGGCCGCCCCGCCCCGCCGCAAGCTGCCCTGGGTGACCATGGCGCTGGCCGGCTGCGTGATCGCCACGCTCTCCTTCGCGGGCGGCGTCTGGTACCAGAAGGACAGCGGCACCACGGCGGGCGCGACCCGGGCGGGCGGCCAGGGCCAGCGGCAGGGCTTCCCCGGCGGCTACGGCGGGTACGGCGGCGGCCAGAACGGCACCCGCGGCCAGAACGGCACCGGTCAGGTGCCCGGCCAGAACGGCGCCGGCTTCACCCGCGGCACCGTGAGCGCGGTGGACGGCACCACCGTCTACCTCACCGACGCCAACGGCAACACCGTCAAGGTCACCACCGGGGACTCCACCAAGGTCACCCTGAACAAGCAGGGCAAGGTCGCCGACCTCCAGCCCGGCCAGACCGTCACCGTGGTCGGCACCAAGGGCGCCGACGGCGGCTACAGCGCCACACAGCTCACCGAGGGCGCGGCCGGGGGCTTCGGCGGAGCACGTTCCGGCAACGGTGGGTGATTAATACAACCTTCATCGACCCCGCGTAGCCTCCCCGAGCTATCGTCCATGGAGACAGTCGACCAGGAGGCGGATCACAGGTGTCAGGGACAGCACAGGCGACCAGCGCGTCCGGCGAGGCGTTCCTGCTGGTGGTGGACGACGAGCCGAACATCCGCGAGCTGCTCTCCGCCAGCCTGCGCTTCTCCGGATTCCGGGTGGCCTCCGCCGCCACCGGCGAGGAGGCGCTCGCGGCCGTCGCCGCCGAGCGTCCCGACCTGGTCGTGCTCGACGTGATGCTGCCCGACCTGGACGGCTTCACCGTGGTCGAGCGGCTGCGCGACCCCGCCCAGTGGCCGCACAGCCCCGAGCACGTCCCGGTGCTCTTCCTCACCGCGAAGGACGGCACCGGCGACAAGGTCCAGGGCCTCGCCGCCGGCGCCGACGACTACGTGACCAAGCCGTTCAGCCTGGAGGAGCTGATCGCCCGGATCCGGGCGATCCTCCGCCGCTCCGGCGGCCCCGCCGAGGACGGCCGGCTCACCGTCGCCGACCTCGTCCTCGACCCGCTCGCCCACGAGGTCACCCGGGCCGGCGTCCCGGTCGCGCTCTCCCCCACCGAGTTCAAGCTGCTGCACTACCTGATGGCCAACGTCGGCCGGGTGGTCTCCAAGGCGCAGATCCTCGACCACGTCTGGGCGTACGACTTCGGCGGCGACCTCTCCATCGTCGAGTCGTACATCTCCTACCTGCGCCGCAAGCTCGACTCCGGCCCCGCCCACGGCCCCAAGCTGATCCACACCGTGCGCGGCATCGGCTACGCCCTGCGCCGCCCGCCGCAGGGCTGATGGCCGCCCGGCTCTCGCTGCGCGCCCGGCTGCTGGTCCTGGCGCTGCTGCTGGTCACCACCGGGCTCGTGGTCAGCGACACCCTGGTGCTCGGCACGGTCCGCGGCCAGCTGGTCGAGCGGGCCGACCAGCAGCTGCGCCGCACCGCCGACCAGCTCGCCCGGCGGGTGCCCGCCCGGGCCCAGCAGCAGCCCAACCTGGTCAACCAGCAGCAGCAGCCGGGCCGCCGGGTCGCCCTGCCCAGCCAGTTCGTGGTCCAGTACCTCGGCGCCGACGGCAGCCCGCAGTCCACGATCCGCCAGCCCATGGCCGACACCGATCCGGCCCCGCAGCTGCCCGGGATGAACGCGGCCGCCCTCGACGAGCGCCAGGGCCACCCGTTCACCGCCCCCGCCGGGCGCGGCGGCCACTGGCGGACCCTGGTCATGCCGGTGCAGCGGGCCAACCGGACCGACTTCTCCACCCCCGCCTACGTCCTGGTCGCCATCCCCACGGACGACGTCGACGAGACCATCGGCAGGCTGCGCACCACCTTCCTCACCATCGGCGGCGCCGTGCTGGCCGGGATCGCCGTGCTCGGAGCCTTCGCCGTACGGGCCGGGCTGCGCCCGCTGCGCCAGCTGGAGGAGGGCGCCGAGCGGATCGCCTCCGGCGAGCTCTCGCACCGGATGCCCGAACTGGGCGGCAGCACCGAGGTCGGCCGGCTCTCGGCCGCGCTCAACGCGATGCTCAGCCAGATCGAGTCGGCGTTCGCCGCCCGGGCCGCCTCCGAGGCCCGGATGCGGCGCTTCGTCGCCGACGCCTCGCACGAGCTGCGCACCCCGCTGGCCGGCATCCGCGGCTTCGCCGAACTGCACCGGATGGGCGCCCTGGAGGACGTCGACCGGGCGATGGACCGGATCGAGTCGGAGGCGGTCCGGATGGCGGGCCTGGTCGAGGACCTGCTGATGCTGGCCCGGCTGGACGAGGAGCGCCCGCTCGACCTGGCCCCGATGGACCTGCGCACCCTGGCGGCCGACGCCCTGCACGACCTCACCGCGCTCGACCCCGGCCGCCCGGTCTCGCTCACCGGGCCGGACGGCACCGGCGCACCCCAGCCCGCTCCGGTCCTCGGCGACGAGGCCCGGCTGCGCCAGGTGGTCACCAACCTGGTCGGCAACGCGGTCAAGCACACCCCGGCCGGCACCGCGGTCCGGATCGGGGTCGGCTCCGGCTCCGCCGGCTGCCTGCTGGAGGTGGCCGAC from Kitasatospora terrestris includes the following:
- a CDS encoding MFS transporter; this encodes MFRGYRALFAPPGALPLTLIALFARFPAGMFSLAATMLVTSLHGSYSLAGLGGAVVLVTIAATGPRQARLVDRYGQSRVSVPAAVLSALGSCAVLAALTTHAPTWAYLLGCALSGVGPNTGSLARARWAHLHKGDEHTLHAAYAYEGVADEICFILGPVAVMGLVTAFSPLTAYAAANAIALLGSLALATQRRTEPPPAPPAAAADRASALRSGGVAALVLVLVATGGVFGTMEITTVGFAQAHGQKTAASLVLSCYALGSCLSGIAFGLWRPRGRALTRLRWALAAMALSLTPLVFVRTLPQVAVVLFLAGFTTAPTMSTAMGMVGELVPEGKLTEGFTWTTTGLLVGISAGVAAGGWLVDHLAPGSGYRVPALAALLALALSLRLVPARPQVAAPPLASKVLQ
- a CDS encoding efflux RND transporter periplasmic adaptor subunit, yielding MKVLPRRRGAVLVNSALGVALLGGAALAYTTLDSGTSAAAGATRTRSATVAKGTVLATVSGSGTLASPSDTAQDFTTGGKVTSVKVAVGDAVKKGQVLATVDPTTAQQQVNAAQAALTTAEANLDKAEAGETVTTQVSGTGGQSSGGRTGTGTAATPQPTTTTTTKVDSAQVAQAQQQVDTAETNLANAKASLAGTTLTATADGTVASIAGKVGDTVSASGGSGTGSTTKSTTGSSGSSSAPSGFVVLTNPAGMQVTANFSELDSLKLKKGQTATVTLNAQSDTKLAATVLSVSSLPSSSSNGAVQYGATLQITGDTSTLRTGLSATVSVVTGEADNALSLPAAALSGTGTTRTATLLHEDGTTERVQVTVGIEGDATVQVTEGLKEGDRVELAATTAGNGNGFPSGNFPGLNGGGLGGAVGGTGGGAGGGGARSGGGAGAGGGTR
- a CDS encoding ABC transporter ATP-binding protein, whose protein sequence is MATGKPPVIQLRRVTKSYGHGDATVHALRGPSAPDGSPLGVALDVEEGDYVAVMGSSGSGKSTLMNILGCLDVPTAGRYLLDGIDVGHLDEGQLSLVRNRKIGFVFQSFNLVPRTTALAQVELPLAYAGVRAAERRRRALAALSLVGLADRAGHKPNELSGGQQQRVAVARALVTAPAMLLADEPTGNLDSRSTEEVLAIIDGLNAAGRTVVVITHEDEVAAHAKRVVRLVDGAITSDVRQAEVDGPPPALAAGVVA
- a CDS encoding ABC transporter permease; translation: MTAWQMLRFAVGGLVANKVRSALTMLGVLIGVASVILLLAVGNGSSVAVKNSITSLGTNSLTVSSTSARGAATAAKKLTVDDARALASATDTPAIKSVAPVVTTSGTALYGDVSYQVGSIVGTYPAYFETANQKVAHGEYFTADDVLNSRKVAVIGSTTAKQLFDTEDPVGRRITIGGTPFTVTGVLQAKGSTGFNDPDDVVIAPLPTVQNAFTGFGSVNQILVQAASAETTTEAQADITRILMGTHALKDASKLDFRISNQASLLTARESTTKTFTVLLGAVAAISLLVGGIGITNIMLVTVTERTKEIGIRKALGAPRSVILGQFLAESTLLSVVGAGLGVLAGLVGSHFRIVGIQPVVIPESVLGAFAIAVAIGLFFGSYPANRAAALRPIDALRHE
- a CDS encoding response regulator transcription factor — protein: MSGTAQATSASGEAFLLVVDDEPNIRELLSASLRFSGFRVASAATGEEALAAVAAERPDLVVLDVMLPDLDGFTVVERLRDPAQWPHSPEHVPVLFLTAKDGTGDKVQGLAAGADDYVTKPFSLEELIARIRAILRRSGGPAEDGRLTVADLVLDPLAHEVTRAGVPVALSPTEFKLLHYLMANVGRVVSKAQILDHVWAYDFGGDLSIVESYISYLRRKLDSGPAHGPKLIHTVRGIGYALRRPPQG
- a CDS encoding HAMP domain-containing sensor histidine kinase gives rise to the protein MAARLSLRARLLVLALLLVTTGLVVSDTLVLGTVRGQLVERADQQLRRTADQLARRVPARAQQQPNLVNQQQQPGRRVALPSQFVVQYLGADGSPQSTIRQPMADTDPAPQLPGMNAAALDERQGHPFTAPAGRGGHWRTLVMPVQRANRTDFSTPAYVLVAIPTDDVDETIGRLRTTFLTIGGAVLAGIAVLGAFAVRAGLRPLRQLEEGAERIASGELSHRMPELGGSTEVGRLSAALNAMLSQIESAFAARAASEARMRRFVADASHELRTPLAGIRGFAELHRMGALEDVDRAMDRIESEAVRMAGLVEDLLMLARLDEERPLDLAPMDLRTLAADALHDLTALDPGRPVSLTGPDGTGAPQPAPVLGDEARLRQVVTNLVGNAVKHTPAGTAVRIGVGSGSAGCLLEVADQGPGLDEDQAALVFERFYRVDSSRSRTGGGGAGLGLAIASALVRAHGGTISLDTAPGRGAAFRVELPRQR